The window GTGGACGCCTACGACTGGGAGTTCTGCCAGATCCAGTACAACATCATCGACGAGCACTTTCAGGCCGGCGTCACGGGGCTCCGCTACGCCGCCGAACGCGACCTCGCCGTGATCGTCATGGAGCCCCTCAAGGGGGGCAACCTCGCCCATCCCGTCCCCCCCTCGGTCCAGGCGGTCTGGGACAGGGCCGAACCGCAGCGTTCCCCCGCGGAGTGGGGACTGCGCTGGCTCTGGAACCAGCCGGAGGTCACCGTGGCCATCTCGGGGATGAACGACGACGAACGGATCAGACGCAACATCCGTATCGCCGGCGAGATGCAGCCCGGCACCCTCACCGACGGCGAGCTGCAGCTCATCAGGGAGGCCGCCGAGGAGTACCGCCGTCTCACCCCCGCCGCCTGCACCGGCTGCCGCTACTGCATGCCCTGCCCGGCAGGCGTGGATATCCCCACCTGCCTCTCCTTCTACAACCGGTACGCCATGTTCCCCCAGAGCCGCACCGAAGCGAAACGGCAGTACTTCATGATGCTCGGCGGCGCGCTGGGCAAGAAAGGGCACGCCTCGATGTGCGTGAACTGCGGCAAGTGCCTGGAGCTCTGCCCGCAGCAGCTGCCCATCCCCGATCTGCTCGGGGAGACCGCCGACAAACTGGAGGGCCGCCGGTTTCGGGTGATGCAGATGCTCACCAAACCAATGCTCACACTCCACCGGCTGAAAAACCGTTTCCGCCGATAGCAAGAGACCCTGTCAGAGAGGAGATCAGCATGTACAGTCCGACAACAGCCACGCTCGGTCCCTTCCGCCGGGGAGGCCGTCTCTGATGCGCGTCCTGGTCACCGGAGGCTCCGGCTTTCTGGGCATCAACCTGATCCGGCATCTCCTGCAGCGGGGGGACAGTGTCACCAACCTGGACATCGCCCCCTTCAGCTACCCCGACTGCGCCGGAAGGATCGAGAGCATCCAGGACGACATCCGCAACCCCGAAGCGGTGCGGCACTCCATGGAGGGCGCCGATGCAGTGGTCCACTGCGCCGCGGCGCTCCCCCTCTACAGCGAGGAGGACATCCGCTCCACCGATATCCAGGGGACACGCAATGTCATCGACGAGGCCCGCCGCCGGGGCGTGCGGCGTTTTGTCCACATCTCCTCCACCGCCGTCTACGGCGTCCCCGAGGTCCACCCCATCTACGAGGACCATCCGCTGGTCGGCGTGGGGGCCTACGGCACCGCCAAGATCGAGGCGGAGGAGGTCGTCCGGGGCTACAGGAACGAGACTACAGACGTGACCATCCTCCGGCCCAAGTCCTTCGTGGGCCCCGAACGGCTGGGTGTCTTCGCCCTGCTCTACGACTGGGCGCACACAGGCCACAACTTCCCCATCCTGGGGCCCGGCGACAACCCCTACCAGCTTATGGACGTAGCCGACCTCTGCGACGCCATCGGTCTCTGCCTCGACCTGCCAGGAGAAGCGGTGGACGACACCTTTAACATCGGCGCCGGGGAGTATGCCACACTGAAAGAGGACT of the Synergistales bacterium genome contains:
- a CDS encoding NAD-dependent epimerase/dehydratase family protein; protein product: MRVLVTGGSGFLGINLIRHLLQRGDSVTNLDIAPFSYPDCAGRIESIQDDIRNPEAVRHSMEGADAVVHCAAALPLYSEEDIRSTDIQGTRNVIDEARRRGVRRFVHISSTAVYGVPEVHPIYEDHPLVGVGAYGTAKIEAEEVVRGYRNETTDVTILRPKSFVGPERLGVFALLYDWAHTGHNFPILGPGDNPYQLMDVADLCDAIGLCLDLPGEAVDDTFNIGAGEYATLKEDFQAVLDAAGHGKRIVSIPVRPALAVLKTLEKLGMSPLYQWIYDTVFRESFVSIDKAQRQLGFAPRYSNQDALVRNYRWYVDNLESFQDTSGVSHRVPWKQGLLSLAKVFF
- a CDS encoding aldo/keto reductase; translated protein: MLYRRVPKTGEELSILGYGCMRFPTRDGKIDEPKATEQLRYAIDQGLNYVDTAYPYHNGQSEPFLGRALAEGYRERVHLATKLPPWSVGKRTDMDRILKEQLDRLQTDRIDFYLLHALDREKWDNLLQLGVLDFLDESKEKGLVRNAGFSFHDGPEVFKEIVDAYDWEFCQIQYNIIDEHFQAGVTGLRYAAERDLAVIVMEPLKGGNLAHPVPPSVQAVWDRAEPQRSPAEWGLRWLWNQPEVTVAISGMNDDERIRRNIRIAGEMQPGTLTDGELQLIREAAEEYRRLTPAACTGCRYCMPCPAGVDIPTCLSFYNRYAMFPQSRTEAKRQYFMMLGGALGKKGHASMCVNCGKCLELCPQQLPIPDLLGETADKLEGRRFRVMQMLTKPMLTLHRLKNRFRR